tatttagttacttattactaattactttatatatccTAAaacaaccttgattagttaagtgatacaaggataggcatgaaagggctcttttaattcattaaaataaataatattaaactacataaagtactcttattaactgaccaaagtattacaaatgtgagaattatacattaaagcacagattttaaagttagactatgaattttgatgtcaattccactattacacacacatattacacaaagtatttagtttaattacatcaaaagtaactgtaattaaattacagaaaaaataagagtaatcccttactttactttttttaagggaaaagtaattaaattacagtaactaattacttagtactTAGTAACTATTACTTAGTTATGTacgaatgtatttatttaatcagaATTACATATGACCCCAACACGAGTTAAGagcataatatataattataattatgcaattatataattatgatatatttctataattaaaatatatcaattaAAACTCTCTTACCTTCCGTTCAGCAGCTCTCCTTTGAATGTCATTGTTTTTGAGTATCAAAAGATGGAATTTGATCAATTTTGCCATCAGGTCCACAGTAATGTTCTCTCCAGCATCCATCTGTGACTTTGCAACTTCAGTCACCTACATCAGCACAAATATAATATCATTTGTATAGATGAAAAACATAACCTTCATGTGTAAGACACAAAAACATAACAGTTTTTGAATCATTACATTTAAGGGTGTGATTATACTTCTGCTTATGATTCTATCTTTAAATTTAGTTCCAAGACTAGATAAACAAACCACAGATTTTTTGTGGCTACGAATAACAACGCCCACCTCATAAAACATGGGAACATCTTTAGTCTTTCTTGACTTTGGGTTTCCTAGTTCATTTATCTGTGACACAGAATATTGGTTCATTTACAGCAATGAAAAATTGGTCatagttattattttattaatgttaatgaaacaatttaatattacaCTTTCCATTAACCAATATTGTACAGACTAATAGTTTATGATGTCGTTTTATTATGTATGTGTATTATCAGACCTTTTCCAGAGTGTTCTGCCAGGAAAGCACACTGAATAGCTTGCGCAAGGGCTTCTGAACTGCCTGTATGAGGGCACTACTGAGCTGTTCGTCCTCTGCTTTCTCTGTCTGCACCAAAGACACACTCACCCTCCAGTCATtctgaaaacacaaaatgattcAAATGAGAAATACATGACTTCTAGTTAAAACAGACCCACATTTTGAAATGCTTGCAAACTCTGCATTAGGTTTAATGCCAACTGCAATCAGACAGCTAATAGTTTcccttcatttattcacctgccTAATGGATATTTTACCTCTTCAAATACAGCAGCAGAAAGAGATGAGTCCCAATGTTTACCAGAAGCTGCCCTAGCTGGAGTAACCCCAGATGGAGTAACACTTGCAATCCGTTTGGGGGGCATATTCAAACTAAATTCACTATTTACACCCTACCGGTTCTCTCTAATTAAACCCTACAACAGTTTTGCtatagttttaatatttatattttagagCGAATTATTTTAGCCAAAGTTTGTCCGTCTTGACCAAAGTTTCTAAAAGCGTTCTGGTAACCCAGGCAACCGAACGCACATACGTAACTTCAACGCGACGCAAGTCTCAAAACGTAGCGCATGCGTATACGAAATAGAGTGTAACGTTGACGTCATCAGTGTGCGGCAGCGCGGATCATGGCGAGCAAAAAAAGCTTACTTCTCTCCTCTCTTGCGGCTTATGGGGACGATTCAGAGCAAGATTCAGATCCAGACACCGATGATCAAGGTATTTGCGTGATTCGTGTtatgaaaaacaaatacaaatagtaATACCAGCACATTTGTACCATTGTGGCTAATGTTGTGCTGTGAGCTAACGTCTTTTTAAAGTGATCgaaatgtttaaaaagtctGTTTGTGTAAAATATACTACTGTTATGCCTTTAACTAgcaatttatattatttttatattataagaaATTGAATTATTACCGTACTCGATGTAATACAGACCAAAACAGCTACCGTTAAATCTGGCGTGCAGTATTTTGCATATATTGTTTATATCTTGGTTTGtgctttatatattatttactttattttacttcTTTTACTTTTAACTTGTAAATGTCTGTTGTTGtaattgaaataaatgtaaatggacaCTAGTTATTGATAACTACTGTCATTTGCATGAGAGAAAGTTAATAACTTGTCGGTATTATTACAACACTGTTTTGTATGTGGAAAGAGATACATTAATTCACATTTTAGATTACACTGTCATCCTTCACAAAAGGAAGCATCAGAATCCGTGTCTGGCTATAAATATGGCCTTGGTTgatctgaatttttttttattttcatgtagatGTGTCAGAATCTCACGGAGGATTGGTGTCAGCCAGCTATGGGCAGGATGATGTGAGCCGTGTGGAGGAAGGCGATGAAAAGTTGTCAGAGAACGAGGACAGTGATGACAGCACCAGAAATTCAGTCGGTTTTTCACTTTCTGTTTGAAGGGCTGTTATTTGTTTTACCAGGAATGCTTAAATTGGGTTGTAAGGATTTATCTCCACATTAGTCGTTTGTCATCAGGGATGGATCTGTATGCGCTAAATATTTATGAAGCTTTGACATTCTTTTTCATATGTTGCTTTCCTGACAAGGAGGCGAGCATATGCGAATCTGTTATGTGTGAGGTTCGCTTCTGTCAGATCATAACATTTTGTGTCCTTCCACAATCCATTAAAATATATCTTCACAATTTGTTAGGACATCTTCATTTCaagaaatataataaatattaaataccttattaaatataatatatataatattttaataactcCCACTTCGTCTCGATAATTAAGTCCAGCCTTGAAACCTAACCCTTACCCTTGTACTCCAAAAGGGGGAGCCCTTGAATACAATTTTGTCTGGATATGTGCAATGCAACTTAACCTTcatctttattgtttatatttaaacatattttaaaataaagctgAAAATGCAATGAGACGCTGATTTAATTCAACAAATTTAATTGTAGTGTGAAATGAGTGTTATTTACCAAAACGGAGCCAGATAAATAGAGGGGAGGGGTTGGAAAATATAAAGAGTCAGTAACATcggaaaaaatattgtttgagGCAGATTTTTTAGGATGATTTTTTATTCTGAATTGTGTACACAATAAGGGTAGATCAAATAAAAGTACATAAGACAAGATTAGTTGAATTCTGTAAAGTAGTTATCCTGTGACCATTGTGATAACCTGTTGTGATGGctgtttctttttgtttgcagGAAGAGGAGTCAGACCCGGGACGAGCCCAAGATGATGTGAAGGTATTTGACTCCACCCTAAATTCCATTCCTGACTGCTCAGTCAATATCAATCTCAAGACACGCCCACTCTCAAACGGAGGAAAATAGCAATGCTCCAGCTGGGGCATGTTTTTTTACCTGCAGAGAAGGGTCATATGAGGTTATTCCAGGGCTcataatatatattatgtaatttCAGGTTAAACGCCTTGGTGCTATTATGTTAGAAGTTAGTTTGGACTTTAAGATACCCTTAACTTTGATATTAAAACCTAATATGGATCAAATTGTATGATAAATGACACAGTATTTCTGGCATGAAACACAAGATGGCGCAGTCCTAAAGTCTAAACCAATCTGACATAATAACTTACTACACAgtgaagtgattggttctctccgtgtcagcagccaatgagcttgctgctctaCGTTTAAATCTCGGCTAGTGATTGTTGTAGCAGTGCAGCGCATTTCAgaaaccctcctccttccccagctccacaGGTATAGATCTGCAACAAGGTGATCACGTAAGCTACAGGGTttattcatatatgttatatgtgcagcagcattccttatatgcacacaccagcatgttgtggatatattggcagtagcaagtctcTGTACTTGCTCCGCCGCAGCAACagcgtagcagatctattccgccaagaccaaatatatttatatgtcatgtacactaccatgctaacccctccgagagttgtcatgacagaaccatATTTGTATGGTTATTAACTCAGCAGATAATCAGTTTGGGTTTTAAGCAAAACATGGCACTGACTAGTGTATTTATGCTCTTAAAGAAATAGTAAATAAGTACAGAGATAAAAATTCatcagtgtttttgtgtttcattgaTGCATCAAAAGCTTTTGATAGAGTAAATCATGAAAAGCTATTTCTAAAGTTGACACAAAGAGGAGTGCCTAAATATATTGTGAGAATTTTGAGTTATTGGTATGCCCACCAGACAATGCCAGTAAAGTGGGGCAATAAAATCTCTGCTCCTTTTGGGGTTAGTAATGGTGTGAGACAAGGAGGAACTTTGTCCCCAGTCTTGTTCAACTTCTATATGGATGATTTATCTAAATATTTGAAAGCCTGCAAAACGGGTTGTATGACTGGGAATAGTTTAGTGACTCACTTCATGTATGCATCTTGTTGTGTTCAGTCCCAGTAGTGCTGGTCTTCAGCAGCTCTTGAACATATGTTCTGTTTATGGCTTTGAACatgatattatatataatgCTAACAAGAGTACTATTACAATATGTAACCCTAAGCTGCCATATTGCAAAGGCTCCAAGTAGCCTATACTGATGCAATGAGAGTTTTGCTGTGGAGACCTAGGTGGCATAGTGCAAATACTTTTCTGGCTGTTTTACGAAATATTATGTATAAATTTATCTGTCGGCTTAATGAgtcaaaaaatgaaattgttgAGGGCCTTACTAATACAGTATAAGTGTAAGTTCTACACGGTATCAATCCAGGCTGTGGAGGCATTGGTATCACTGTATTTTTGTAATTCATTGACTTCTTATGTGGTTACTGCTGTACTTTTtctatgtatttgtgtgttttatgtgaTTTGTTGGTttctaattttttttattggacTTCGAGTCTGCAATTaaagtgatgatgatgatgatgatgatatgcTTTAGTATTATTAGAAGTAATAGAAGTAACTAGCTGTACTAAGGATAAAATAACTtcaataataaaacacatttttagttTCCACTATTAGCTTTTTCACTAATAGTTCTAGGATGTAAATGTTAAGCAATCTAAAAGGAATTCAGGCCGCAGTGCACAACACTGCAGAGACAAGTTTTTTCATGCTCTGAAATTACTTCATAATCTACCATCATAATAGTAGCTTTTGATGGCACACAATTTTAGAGCCACACCTAAAGAAAGATTTGTACTTTGTGTAAAGTACTAAATGTGctaaaaatgttgtttggtaaTCATATCAGATGATTGTAACAAATTTACATCATTGTTGAATTATGATGTTGCCAAATGTAATGATTCGATGTCCATGATCGTGTCTTAAAGGAATCATTAAAAATATCTCCTTTGTTCCAACAAATACAAGGTTTGTAATAAACGTGAAATTGAGTATATAAGAAccacatttatattataatattatataatataatattttaaataaaactgtacctttaagttcACAGTGCATTTGCTTGCTATATATTTAAGTATTTTCTGattaatttaattcatattttttatcactgttttaaaattgcaagaATGTCTGTCCTTTAACCCATGGTCACATTTTTGCCTAATCTTAAGTGTAAAAGACTGCTTTGATTCAGACCTCCAGCTTCTCTAGGGAAGATGGATGAGTCCTTTTTTGTGTCTTGCGTTGTTTTGCCACAGCGGTTTTTCAAGTGAAAGAGCTGTTGTTAGCATTTGGCCATTTGGCTACAGAGGATTAATCTCTCAGCGAGTCATATCTCTCCTTCAGTGTGTGCTGTCCTaggcacattttctacttgggTGCTTTTACGAGACATTTCTTCCATCTACCAGTACGGTTGCTGAGTGACTGTATCTGTGAGATGCCAGTTAATAAGGGAGGGacactttatttaaattttagtATTCAGaccttttataaatgtttactgTCTTGTCATGTGTAGGTTTCAAGATTCCAAAATGAgaggtttaaaataaaaatgtgcagaCAAGCAACAAGCTTTATATTTCTTATCTTTGTCATTTATGTGACTCCATCACAAGGGGGCGCTAACACTTCTGTTAAATTTGGACAAGCAGGCACAAATTTTGACCATGACTAatcttaaaatgattaaatattggTGTATCTGTCAGTCTGGCCAATATATCAGTCACTGATTAATCACTTAATACTTCCTGTGATGTTAACACGAATAGACGTtactatagaccattttgcaaacGTAAACGACACTGGTTTATAAGCACTTCCCATTTCGTTTTTTGAAACGTTAATAAAATGCAatcaacagaacatttagaacacaattgaaatattaaacagacatcTTTATAACTTAATAAAttcaattttttaattatttagccTTTAACTATGTATTATgtatgtaaaattaaaaagaataaaatcaaACAGGAAGTGCATATGGACCAGTGTTACTTTCATCTTTCAAAATGGTCTTTAAAGTGCCATGTAATTCTGCTTTctaatatgtttgtgtgttctttttttcttaggATGTGCAGGATGGGGAGATTAAAGATCCAAATGAGCTTGTTGGTAAGAATCTTTTTAATAACGCAGTCATTTCGCCATCTTCAGTAAGACAACAACATCATATCCACTGTGATTGGAAATGGGTGTTGGTGTGTATTTGTGCGGCAGCCAAATGGGTGTAAATACTTTGGCAGAGGTAGGCACAGGGCTGGGTGGGTTCCTCGGCATTGCCCAGGAAATGAGTGTTTTGGGTTGGGCTTGTTTCAATTCTTGTTTCAAAACTAGTGAGGATCACTGGTTTTCCTATTAATTAGTACAATGCTGATTTCTTTCCTTACCCTGATGCCCTATTCAAGATATACAGCAGTAAgtcaaacaagttgccccaCCCCAAACTCATGCCATTGGTTAAGCCAAATATGTAACTCAATAAATCAGTTTTAAAAGTGCCACAAAGCTCTATTCAAGAGGTCAAGCTATGAATGACTTGCTTGTATTGTAGTATTTATGTGTTAAGCTAGGAAAGAAGGgaatattttaataaagaaaaaatccCACACATCAGTTTTAATATCTCTCTGGTGTCGTTACTTTAGCTTGATTTAGAGAAAGGATACTATTGTTGTGAAAAACTCCAACGCAAGAGTTGTGTAATGCATTGGAGGTCTGTAATGTGGAGTCTTCAACTTTGCCTGTGTTTGAGTacaaaagtatttatttcatCACCTATCTTCACGATGGAGTCAGAGAGGCACAAATGACATTAACTGTTGCAGGGTGTTACTGTACGCAAGAGATTTTCCAGAATTTTGGTGAGTAGCTGAATGTTCGACTTGGCCCTCTTTTCTTCTTGTTAAAGATCAGAATAGATCAGTAGAAAGGTCTCGCCAGACACTCAAAGATTTGCTTTGTGTTCGGACACAAAAGATCTTCAGATTCAGGCCCAATTCTTTCCTCCTCCTCTTTTTTGGACCCTTTTGAGATGTTTGTGTGTAAGATGGTGCCCTTGTTTGGGTGGACGCAGGGCCCTGAAAATGCCAGTGACATGAGTCACGTACGGTCGACGCATGGTTACTCTGATGGAGAGGAAACGACAGACTGACCCATGAGAGGTGACCAGTTTGGCAGTTTGCTGCCAGAGTCAGGTCAAGGAAAACACAAAGAAGCCAGACTGTACGGCAGCACTGgggtttttacagttttaaaagACCACCTTCTACCCCATAGTCTTGCCAACATTCATGCAAATGCACGCTGCCTGCTGGTACCATGTTTACTCTAATCACACTATAATTACAAAGACACGCTTGAATGAGTTATGAAACACACGGCTTTAACAAGTTACATAAtattgaaaaaaacatgttacccTACCTCTGAGTGGTTTATTGAACATTATTAGGCATTGTTTATATCTTTTATGCTGTAATATTGTAGAGCAATGCTACATGTGTGAATGAGTCTTGACCCAGGCATGTTCTTCAGTTATTTTTCGGCATAAATGGTTTTGGCTTTCATACCTACATACCTACAACAAGTTTCCATCGCTAGAGGTGCTGTTTTTACACTGTGTATGTATGTCTGTATGCCACGGCACGATCTGGGAAATATGCCACATCTAGACAGCCCCACCCTGCTGATCCCTGCTTATGTgtgcgattttgctgtgtagcagCACATGGAGGCACATGTTTAAGCTGACAATCGCAAACTTAGACCTGCCCAGAACTGCAGCCAGGGGGTGTGAGAGAGGCAGATGGGAGGAAGGGTGTGTGGGATAGAAAGAGAAAAGGTGAAGGGGTAAAATGGAATTCAGAAACGGCCTGTTCCGACCAGTATGGTTTGAATTGTGTTCATGGTGCAGCATGCAAACGCAACCACAAATTCCATTTTAATGGTAATTTGCTCCAGCGAGAAAACTGCTGATGGGTGCCTTTAATTTGGGCAATAAAAATACCAAAAAACTGTTACTTCTTATGAAATTGAAGTAGCGTCACCTCAAGTTctattttctttacatttttgaagTTGAATAGGGAATTCAGAATGTCTGTTATGTGTTTTGGAAGCATTTGACTTCATTCCACTGTTGGGAGAAGTGTTTTCtttaggtgtgtttgtttttatttaaaaatatctatatttaCTTTTGTGTGGCAGTTTTCTTATGATTGCTTAGGGTTAGAGGTTTGAGTAAAGTATTTTGTAACTCATTCCACATAATGGCTGATACCCAACCATATAATTGTAATATCATTGCTCTAGTGTACATCTGTAAATactacatttaaaatgcaatacACATGTATTtggtatttttaaaaaagtgttttttctttacagCACAGTTTTCAGAGAAGGTTCGGAACATGTCTCCTGATGAGATCAGAATTCCTCCCGAACCACCTGGGCGCTGCTCCAGTCATCTGCAGGTGAGATCAGAGGTTCTTGGCATGTTGCCATAATGTAAGAGTAAGATAAATTAAAACTCAACATGTTAAAGCTCCAAGAACAAATCGATCATGTGAGTTAATAAATATCTTCTGaagcaaaaattattttttatattttgaacatttgtatGCCACCAATCCCATTGTATGAATGATCGTATGTTGATAAATGAGGTGCCTGAGAACAAAGCCTCGACATGGGAAAACGTAACCCCACCAAGTAGAAGAGATTGAAATTTTGACCTTGCAAGTTCAAACAAACCATCCTTtgttgaaaaagaaaaagaaatgcatcataattattagtcaccctgtatgtttgtcactgggtttttcaaatatctaaccaataaaaggtattaaaaagctgttgtcaactttgacaacacagtatttaatcatttaaaaagtactgtgtttcttccatttcctaaaaaacagcaaatttagaCATCCAAACTTTCgaaaggacagcgacgatattatagtaaatactataataTTGACTGCATCAATCATGAGCCATCTTTCTATTTCTCATTCCTTTTCAGATAGGACATCAAACGGGTAAAACGTGCACAGACCTTCACGCCAACTCAAAAAACTTAAGAGTTTTGTTCATAGCTACTGCTCACGTTTTGCATGAAAATTACATTGTCATACGTTAATTAATAAGTGCCATTAAGATTGTGGGTGTTTCAGAGGTCTAGTGTAATAAAATTGTtagatatttttgttttgtatattgtTGTGTAGATCCGCAATCGTATTACGTTTTGTTGACGTACCTGCCCCTGAACATCTCTTTGTTTAGGATTTAAATATCAGTTGCATTGCTTGCTCCTTTGTAATTAGTCGGCCCTCGCCTGCAATAAACTGCAGTGGACAAGACGTAAAGGCAGTGTTTAAGTTTGTCTACTTGGACTACTAAGATGTTCACAATGTCTCTGCATTTTCGGAACTTCCCATAGAGATCCTGAGACACAATTTGCATTCTTTCAGCTGTAGAACTTGTATGTTCAAGATAAAATAGTGTCAAAACAGGATTATTGCCAACACATCCTTAACAACATTATCAGCTTCCTATGGATGTTTCTTTTCTAGCAGGATGCATTTTCGTCACAGCTCTGTTATGGTTTGACTGCCCCTCCTTGTCATAAAGGGAGAGATCATGTGGGTTATTGTTTGAGCTCTTGGCAGCATCTTTAGACCACATGTTCAGATCTTGGCTGGATGGTGTTCAATATCTGAGGGTGTGGCGTTTAGGGGGTTTAAGTTTTGGGGGTTGTGACAAGGAACTTGGGCTTTCAGGTGATCTGCCACACCTCGGGCTAAGGACAGGCACTTGGCCCTTAACCATGCAGTGTTAGTATGTGCTGTTAGTACATGCCCAGGGCTACAAACTTGATGTTGCTGTCAAGATCAAAATGAAATACACTTTAGTGGCACTTATAACTTGTCTGATAGATTGTCATTCAATATCTTTGTGAAAGGAACAAACCTAAAATAAAGggagttcacccaaacattttcctcatttactcaccttcatgtcattccaaacctatatatctttctttgttttgaagaacacaaaaggagatattttaaagagtgttggcaaccaaaccacattggcctccattgacttccactaacacaaaaccactgagacatttttcaaaatatcatcttttgtgtttccaGACGAACATTTTctataagggtgaataaatgatgacagaatttgtaatAAAATCTAGTGCTCTCCTTGGTGAGTTCATGAGAGGAGTAGCAATGTTCAGTTCATAAATGAACAAAGTATCATTCATTATCACTTTTATGGGGTTATTTATCATTTTGGAGCTGGACCACCCTTGTTCTGGCTCACTGGGCATGTCAAGAATATTCTTATATAAGAATTCCCCTTGTGTTCTGTGGGATAGAAACAACACGAGGATGAGCAAAACATTAATGGCTGTACTATCTTTTTAAGTCGTATTGCTTCCTGTTGTGGCTTTCCATCTCTCGTAAGCTGTCTGGGCAGGTGTACATGGGTGTGGTTTTTTACACTTTAGCACTAGATGGTTAGATGTTTCAAGATTTTCTGTGTCATGATTAATATTCTTGCCCTGCAGCTATGACTATCACTGTTCAGACATGATCCTTATGCCGTCAAACATCTGATACGGTCTTTCTGCCGAGCTTCATCGAGTACATTTTGTacgcattcattttttttacgcATGAAGAACAGCGTGTCAGACATTTACAAAGGAATTCTTAAAATCCTGTTAAAAGGAAAGGGGTTATATTCTTGGAATGTGAGAAGGAACAGTTCGAGGACCTAGAAATGGCACATCTCCAAGTGCTTCTTGGAGTCTGGTTGTCAAAAATCACCCTCTGGTTCTAGAAATGCACACTTACACAAAGACTTTATTCATTCCAAGTGTCTCACTTGAAGCATAAGGACTTTGGTCGTTTATTTTGTCTCTTGAATGTTTGTTACATTGACTAGTATTTAAAAAGAATGCACATTTAAATTaacttttgtcattttgcagacacttattcaaagtgacttaaattaaaaaacatCACCAGGAATCTGCAGTGTCATAAACGCacttgaataaatgtaaacattaataGGCAGAAATAATTGAATGTAGTCGTTTTTCTGTTTGTAGGAAAAGATCTCTAAACTTTACGAGCGGAAACTTCACGGAGACTTTGATACAAACAACCATATTCAAAAGAAGAAAGAATTTCGTAACCCAAGGTCTGAAGATAACAAGCATTTATGATCCACCATGCTCCAGACATAACACAGAATtttttgtatgattttctttgcGATCAAACCTAACCATGTGGTTGTGTTTTCTAGTATTTATGAGAAGCTCATCCAGTATTGTGGCATTGATGAGCTTGGAACCAATTATCCAAAAGTAAGTGTAATTGTTTCA
Above is a genomic segment from Triplophysa rosa linkage group LG17, Trosa_1v2, whole genome shotgun sequence containing:
- the sap30bp gene encoding SAP30-binding protein, whose translation is MASKKSLLLSSLAAYGDDSEQDSDPDTDDQDVSESHGGLVSASYGQDDVSRVEEGDEKLSENEDSDDSTRNSEEESDPGRAQDDVKDVQDGEIKDPNELVAQFSEKVRNMSPDEIRIPPEPPGRCSSHLQEKISKLYERKLHGDFDTNNHIQKKKEFRNPSIYEKLIQYCGIDELGTNYPKDMFDPHGWSEDSYYESLAKAQKVEMDKLEKAKKERTKIEFVTCTKKGTTTNAAAMTTNTTTASTDAQKRKSKWDSAVPVTLVQPALLTTTATLPGVVSVTTTASGTKTTVISAVGTILKKAKQ